From the Bos javanicus breed banteng chromosome 7, ARS-OSU_banteng_1.0, whole genome shotgun sequence genome, the window GAGCCAGCAGCTGAGGACGAGGGAGATGGGAGCCCCCCTGGGGCTGAGGACTCCTTAGAGGAGGAAGCGTCTTCAGAGGGAGAGCCCCGCACCGGACTGGGCTTCTTCTATAAGGTGAGCACCTGAGCaggtgggggcggggccaggtGGGCGGATGGATGAACGGACGGATGGGCAGACAGGCAGGTGGACAGGTGGTCGCATGGATGGGGCTTTCTCAGTGTATGACCAAACAGATAGAGCTGGTAGGGGAACAGAATGGATAGATGGTTAGCCAGGTGGGAGAGGCAGACCTACAAGGTGTGTGTGGTCAGATGGACATGTAGATGCGGTGGGTAGTGGGGGAATACAAAGTAAGTGGTAGACAGATGGACAGGGGTGGCCCAGTAGACGGATGGGTAGGTGGGTTACGGACAGGTGAACAGGAATAGGCAGATCAACAGATGCAGCTGGCATCTTCCACagcatcccctccctcctgtcctctcctccccactgcccccagcATGGCCCTACCAGTTCCTCTTTTGAACTTTCCCATATCCAATCACTCTTCTTCCTGTCGGCATCCCCAGCCTGGGCCAGCACCTTTTACTTGGACACCAGCAGTCTCGTCCTGATTGGTCTCCACTGCCCACCCCTCACCACACCAATCCCTGACCACTGTGAACTAAGCAGttagcatttatttaaaatgtaaattagacCTTGTCACTCCCATCTGTGGGCttacccggtggctcagacagtgaagattctgcctgcaatgcaggagactggagttcaatccctgggttgggaagatcccctggagaagggaatggcaacccgctaacaatattcttgtctggagaatcccacggacagaggagcctggcgggctacagtccatggggccacagtcgggcacaactgagcgactaacacacattccCCTATTTAAAACCCTCCTGTGGCTCCCCTTTGGTCCTAGAATAAACTGGCCTCCCTGCTCCACACCTGCTCAACCTGCTGtggtctcagggcctttgcacttcctGTTCCCGCCCCAGATTGCACTCCTCACCACTCAACCCCACCCAGTTCAGTCCACCTCATTCTCCTAGGCTGCTTCCTCCAGGAAACCTCTCCTGGTATCTCCAGACTAGGATAAATCTTGCCCCACCAGTGTGCTCACCAGTGTTGCGTCCTAGCTGGGTTGAGGCCTTTGTGTGCCCAGAACCCAgcatggggtcacacacacaGCAGGCACCCACCAAATGCCTTCAGACCAATGACAAAAACTCAAGGACATGTGAGTGACTGGCAGGCTGGGTCGAAACAGACTCCAGCCGAACCAGGGGAGGGACAGCCAGCTACACTTGGTGCCTGCCCCCAGGATGAAGACAAGCCCGAGGACGAGATGGCCCAGAAGCGGGCCAGCCTGCTGGAACGGCAGCAGCGGCGGGCAGAGGAGGCGCGGCGGAGGAAGCAGTGGCAGGAGGCTGAGAAGGAGCAGCGGAGGGAGGAGGCCTCGAGGTGAGGCTGAGCTCAGCCCAGGACCTCTGCCCCCGGCAACCCTGCCACCTGTCTGACTGTGTCCATCTCCTCTGTGCATAGGCTGGTCCAGGAGGAGGTGACCCCCAGCCCCCCTGCACCCACAGCTCCTACGGCCTCTGCTGCAATCCCAGCCCCAGCTGCCCGGGCCCCTGCTGAGGAGGAGGTGGGCCCCCGGCGGGGGGAGTTCACACGGCTGGAGTATGAACGCCGGGCCCAGCTGAAGCTGATGGACGATCTTGATAAGGTGCTGCGGCCCCGGGCAGCAGGGAGTGGGGGGCCGGGCCGCGGCGGTCGGAGGGCCCCTCGGCCACGCTCTGGTTGCTGTGATGACTCGGCCCTGGCTCGGAGCCCAGCCCGTGGACTGCTGGGTGAGGCCCCCAGGGGGCAAGTGGGGCGGCTTGGGGTATATACACAGGGCTGCGGTGTGGGGATTCAAGGCTTCCAGAAGGATGTGGGGGCCATAGCAGGGTAAAGGGTACTGGCTCAGAGTTCTCTCCGCAGCTTAATAGGTCAGGCACTGCTTCCCTACAGCCTGGCTTAGGGGGGACGGGGGATAGTCAGTGTGGGGTGAGGGTCTTAGGCAGGGTTGACCCCCATGTTCCTTCTCCAACTGGCCAGGTCAGGCCCCCTAGGCATACGTGGAGGTAAGGGGGTTTGGTGGGGGGTGCCTGACCTGACACCCTCTGCTCCCAGGCTCTCGGCTCAGCAAAATCTACTCCCAGTCCACCCTGTCTCTGTCCACGGTGGCCAACGAGGGCCCCAGTAACCTTGGTGTGAAGAGGCCCACGTCTCGGTGAGTTTGGCCTGGACGTGCATGTGCCACATGCCTCTcggagtgtgcgtgtgtgtgtgtgtgtgtgtgtgagtgtgtgtgtgaatgcatgcCTAGGAGTGTGATATGGCACAAGGAGCCATATGGTGATATGGTGCCAGAGATGAAAGGTCACATACCTGAGACAGAACCTGAGGATGCGTCTCTCTGCTCCCGTATTCAGCGTGCCCAGGGCTGGGACCTGGCCCTGCAGGGACTTAGGAGCACAGATGGTATCTGTGGATACATCCTGCTTTGCCATTGTCCTGGGCGCACCCTTCCTGGGTCTCACTGCATACTGACTTCGTCCACCACTGaccgcacccccaccccatcccaccttccCCCGCAGGGCTCCATCTCCATCTGGCCTCATGTCCCCAAGCCGCCTGCCCGGCAGCCGCGAACGTGAGTGGGACAATGGCAGCAACGCATCTTCCCCGGCCTCAGTGCCTGAGTATACGGGTAGGTGGTAGGActttcgggggtgggggggtggtgagcACCGGCCCCCACCAGTCCCTGCTCACTGCCCTGCTCCCTAGGTCCGCGGCTGTACAAGGAGCCGAGTGCCAAGTCCAACAAGTTCATCATCCACAATGCCCTGTCACACTGCTGCCTGGCAGGCAAGGTGAATGAGCCACAGAAGAACCGCATTCTTGAGGTAGGCCCTTGCCGGGGCTTTATAGGGGGTCAGGGGCAGGTGGGGGGTCTCTGGTGGCCTGGCTAACTGTGTCTGCCGCCCACCAGGAGATCGAGAAGAGCAAGGCCAACCACTTCCTGATCCTCTTCCGCGACTCAAGCTGCCAGTTCCGGGCCCTGTACACATTGTCCGCAGAAACAGAGGAGCTGTCACGGCTGGCGGGCTATGGCCCCCGCACGGTCACGCCAGCCATGGTCGAGGGCATCTACAAGTACAACTCAGACCGCAAGCGCTTCACGCAGATCCCCGCCAAGACCATGTCCATGAGCGTGGATGCTTTCACCATCCAGGGACACCTCTGGCAGAGCAAGAAGCCCACCACTCCCAAGAAGGGCAGCAGCACCCCCAAATAGCCCCATCCTGGGTGGTCCGCAGGCCGGGCCCTGTGTACTCCGACTGCCGCCCCCTCCGGGGACCAGCCCGGAGGACAGTCAGTCGGTGTTCCTGGGTCCTGTCTGTCCCCGACCTTGTCTGGGTGGGGCTGGAGTCCCCACCCCCTAATTTTTGTCCCGTCCTGCTGTGGGGGCTGAGCTGGGAGGTTCAGGGACTCAGGGCTCAGCTCAGTCCCCCCCAACCGTCTGTCCTCCCCACCTTCTTGAATAAAGTAATTTAAAGAGAGCGAGACTACTGGCCATCTCCTCGAGGctggctggggggctggggacaTCTCTGCAGGAGAGGTTTCCCACACTCGCCATTTCCTGTCTCCCAATTCTCTCTTGATCCTGCTCCAGCCTCTTGTCTGCCCCCCTTCGATGGCTCTGGTGCAGCTTCTGCCAAGGTCTGGCATGAGTCCCCTGCCCGGGCCCCATGGCCGATTCCCAGCTGCCTCTTAGCTGAACTCCTGGGCACCTGGGGCTTCCggccagccctccccacccccactggctTCATTTTCCTCCTCAGCCTGGCTGTTATTATCGGCCCCTCCTGTCATTTGGTCCTTGGCCAACTGCTAAACTTGATCTTCTCTCCCTCACCCCACTGCCTACGTTTCTAGACTCGGTGACTGCCTCTGGGCCAGGGGGTCCTGTTTCTCTCAGCCAAGCTCCAGGTCTGATGTTGCTGCCTTGGCGTGGCCCCCGGATGTCTCAGGTGGAGGAGCTAAGTCATAAGCTCAAGTGGGGAACCTCAGCCTCCCCAGGGTCACCTGATCCTGCACATTTGCCTCCTGAAGGCCTACCTGCTCACTCACTTCTCTGTCCCCATGACTGCATCCCCAGTCACCTCCTGCTACCAGCCGGTGCCACAGCAGTCTGCCTGGCCTGTTAAGGGCACAAATCTGATTAAGTCCCTGAATGCTTCAAATCCTTTAATAGCTTAGAGCCCGATAATGGCTTCCCAGAGCTTAGGACTAAGGACCACGCCCTGGCCGTGGCCCAGGGCCGAGGTCTGGCTCCTGGCTGCTGTCCAGGTAGAGAATAGCCTTGCTAAGATCGCAGAGGTGGTCAGGGCCTGCCTGCCTCCAAAGCTCTCAGACTAGTAACCTCCCAAGGGTGGAGGGTGCCGCCCTCGCCCAGGGAGGAAGGGTTCGAGGTGGCGTGCTGTCTACCTGCTGATGGGAAGCGGGACAGGGCCCCTCTAGGATCAGGCCCTCAGGCCGCGGAGAGACTGGCCTCTCAGAGTCCAGAACTGGCTcggtggggtgagggtggggtgggtgccTGCCCTGGCCTAGAGCCCAGCATGCCCCACCTCCCACATGAGCCAAtccaggggtggagggggggcgGGGCGCTGAGTTGGCAAACCCCTCAGGCACCTGGGCAGCAggagggggcaggaaggaggctcAGACCAGGACGTACAAACACAAGCTTCATTGAGGGGAGAGGCAGAGTGGGCAGGGGCGGGAGTCAGTCTTCCTTCAGGCTCCCGAACACAGCGGCTGGCACGCTCTGCTGTTCCAGGCGCACCTCTGGATGGGGGTGGGATGTGAGGAGGACTCGGTCACTCTCTGGGAGGGGGTCCCACCCCTACCCTCCATCCCTCCGGCCCACTGGCCCCTCACCGTTGGGCTCCAGGTCCATTTCATCCTCATCCTCGTCCTCGCCCAGCTCAATCTCCTCTGGGTTGGCCTGCTGGGCCAGCTCAGCCAGCTCCTCCCGGGAGGCGTCACTCCTGGGGCGGAGGGGGCCACACTGCTCAGCCAGGCCCGGCGGCCCCCCACCTCCTGGTGCCTCCCTCCTGAGAGCTGGCTGGCTCTGAGCCCCAGCCTCAGGGCGCCCTCCCTCACCTCACAAACAGGATCTTGCTCTGGGCCCTTGAGGGCTGGTCCCGCTCCGCCTCGGCCGCCAACTGCTCGGCACGCTGCTCCAGCAGCTTCATGTCATCCATACCGCTCTGCCCGGGGGCCAGGTCGGACActgggggtggaggcagggaaCGCGGGGGTCAGATGCCGTGGGGACCGTGCCTGCTTTGCTCTGGGTGCTGCTGGGTGCCCCCCACGTAAGCCTGAGGCCCCAATCCCCCAGGGGGTTCCCAGCCTGAGGCATGGGGGACGGGGTGAACCTTGATGCTCTCAGACCTGGGAGGCCAGCACCCATGGCAAGGGCCCGCTCACCGGTGCCCGTGGCACTGCCCGACACCTTGAGCATCTGCGAGGCCATGAAGTTGACCTGTGTGTTGTATGTGGCCTGCACGCTGCGGCGGATCCGCAGCATCTCCCGGATGGTGTCCTCGTTGCCATGCCGGACCTCAAAGTCCTTCCATGTTTGCCAGAAGGCCCCGGTCGTCTGCAGAGGGGGTAGCAGGAACATGAGCTGGTCAGCTTGGCCACAACCTCCCACCCCTCAATCCCTCCCCAGGTCCAGGACCGTCCCTACCCGGGGGTCGCAGATCTGCGAGCAGAAGCTGTATATGGCCCGGGCGCGGTCGATCTCCCCGAGCTTGCACTCCATGTCAGCGAACCGCAGGCACATCTCCCGGGCGTGCTCGTCAGACAGCACCTGGTGGGGTTGGGAGCGGTCAGGGAGgctgggatgggggcgggggtgcaCACACCCCTCTGGGCACACCAGGCTGGCCCCTGGGCAGTAAGCCTAccctctgccacacacacacaggctcactCAGATTCCCTGCCTGCAAGACCCTCTTcttcccccctcaccccccacccccaatgcgGGCACCTCAATGGCCTTCTGATAAATGCTGCGGGTGTGGGTGACCCCGTAGATCTCAGCCGCCCGCTTGATGTAGATGTTGAACATGTCGTACTGCTGCGCGGGCTCCACAGCCCTGGTGGCACGCTCATACACTGCCATGGCGTGCCGCGCCAGGCCCCACTCTTCTTCCAGCTGCGCGTACAGCAGGTACAGCGCTGCGGCAGGACAAAGCAGGGGGTGGGATTAGAGATCAGCGGTTGGGCCTGGGATGCGCCCCTACCCCCCAAGACCATTTGGCCCCCCTCACTCTTGGCATATTTGGGAGGGCAGCCATCCAGCGCCTGCTCAAAGAGGTCACGTGCCCGCTCCAGCTTGCGGCCCCCGTAGCGGGCAATGAACTTCGTCAGGTAGGTACTCCAGATGTCCGACACGTTGGGCCACTTGAACAACGAGATGCCGCGCTCGTATGCCTGCCCGAGGGGGTGCTGTGTGTGAGCCCTCAGCAGGAGGACCCCTCACGCCCATGTCCCCTTCTGGCTCATTCAGCGGGCCcctggcctgcctgcctgcctctccctcctgctcctccccgTGATCACGCAATCAAAACCCAGCCTGGCGGCCAATGCATGGCCTGTCTCCCTCTATAGGCTGCCAGGACCCTAGACAGAGCTGGACTAGGACTCACTAAGCTAACTCAGCAACTTTATGGCTGAAAATGGGAGTAGATCCTCAGCTCCACAGATACTGAAGCCTGGGGAGAAAGGTCACCACCCAGGCAGGGGGCAGGCCTGACACTCAAGAGGCGGCACTCATGTGTGTACGACACCGTCCCCCCCACCGTGTCCCCATTCCTGTGTCCCTGTGTCCCCCCAAATTCAAGTCAAAACCCTAGCTCCCAGTACCTCAGAACAagattatttggaaaaaaattttacaagATATAACTTGAGTTAAAATGAGATGGTTAAGGTGACCTCACTCCAATACAACTCACATCCTCATGACAGCAGAGGCAGCCACGTCAGAACACCATGAAGAGGCGACCTCTACAAGCCAAAGGGAGGGGCTCTCGGAGGAAAAccaccctgcccacaccttgatctcagactttggGCCTCCACGACGAAGAAAACGCACCTCCGTGGGTTAAGCCGCCCAGTGGGTGGTACCTTGTGGGGGCGGCCTGAGCACAGGAACAGTGTCCCTGACACCTGGGTGGGACCCCCGTACCTTGAAGCTCTCCTCAAAGTACTTGTGCTCCTCCAGGAACATGGCGTAGTTAATGACGATCTGCGGCGTGGCGATGCGCAGGTCCAGGATGCGGTCGTACACTGCCTTGGTGGACTGCGGGGCGGGGACAGGGCGGTGTGCCCCGGGTGGGGGAGTCAGCCCCCCTCCCCTCCGTAGGGAGCGCGTCGCATTCCCCTACCCCATCCCAGGGGCTCCACTGGAAGGTGCAATCCCACCCCCATCCTGTTCCAGGGGCTCACCTGGAAGGTGCCGAGGCTCTCCTCCAGGTCGGCCAGCATGGACCACACCTTCAGAGACTTGTACACACGGTTCTGCACAGGCTCTGAGCCATCAAAGTACTCAGCGCGCCGGGCAGGCAGCGCTGTCGCCTTCTGCAGGGGCAAGGACGGCAGGGGGAGGCGCTCAGGGGGCATCCTGAACCCTGACGGCACACCCTGCAGCGCCCAAGCGCGCCCATCCCACCCCTCGCCGGCCCATCTCACCCCTCGCCTGCCCATCCCACCCTTCACCTGCCCATCCCACCCCGCGCCAGCCTATGCTCACCCGCAGAAGTCGCAAGGCCTGGTCGTAGTTCTCATGCCGGAGCTCCAGCTCTCCACACTCGCACCACACACTGGCCAGGTCGTCCACCTGCTTGAAACTCACCTTGGTGGCTTTCTCCAAGATGACGCGGGCCTGCGGGGCGGGCAGAGGCCAGGCTGAGACCCCGCCCACGAAGGGGGCGGGGCAGAGGACCCATAAGACGTCCATCCGCGACACCCACACTCACATCGTCCAGCTGCCCGTTGTCCTCGTAAAACTTGGCAAACGCGACCCACAGCGTGTGGGGCTTGCCGGTGGCTTTGAAGGGGTCCACCGTCTGCACAGCCTCCGTGTACGTATTGATGATCTGGGAGGGAAGGGCTGGGTCAGGCTGGGCGGGGAcccggtggggagggggcgggcctCGGAGGAGAGGGGGCCAAGACAGGCTCTGGAGGCGGGGCCGTCACACACCTCCCGAGGGCGGCCCTGGTGCAGGGCCACACGCTTGTGCCACTCGTGCACGTGGTGTGGGTTCTGGCGCAGCAGGACGCTGTTGAGGAGCAGAGGCCGCCGGCTGATGAGCTGCTCGAAGCGGGCCAGGCGTAGCTCCAGGTCTACGTCATCTGCGAAGTCGGGGCAGGGCGGAGGGCGTCAGTTCACAGTACCCAGGGCACCTCCTGCTCACTGCCGGTCCCTACCCTACGCCCCCACTGTCCATCTGGGCACTCCCTCTCCGAGCTGCCCCAGGGCCACCGTGAACCCACACGTGGGCAGGGTCCAGGCTACCCTGGAAACCCCTCAATCCCACCGCCCCCCCCAAGCCCTCCTTCCCTGCCAAGCTCTGGCCCAGGCCCCCTCTCCACCTCACTGTGTACCCTGCTTTCCCTTCCCACCAGCGTTCAACCCAAGCCCCACTGAAAAGTGTCCCCAGTCCTGGCAACCCACCCACTCACACTCCCCTGCTGCTGGCCTCTGACCCCAAGACCCACTCACCCCCAACAAGTCACTAGGGACCCCTCTCCCCCAGctcaccctcctcctcccgccccagCTCCGAGGCGGTCTCCATCTTCGCCGCGATCATACTCTCCTCGAATTGGGCATAGCTGTCAAACACCTGGGTGAAGTCCCGCACGGTCATCACAGTCCGGATGGCCTCCTCATACACGTCCCGAGCCTGCAGGGAagggaagtgggggaggaggTTGTAAGCAAAGTGCAGGGGAGAGGCGTGTGTGCCCACCACAGGGACCCTAGGCATCTGACAGAACCGGCCTCTGAGCACCCATCCCAGATCAGAATCCCCGTAGGGTACTCCCTGGGGCCTGCCCAGCACTGCCAGCATCCAACAATGGTTGGagctctcccttcccctcttctaCCAGATGATCTGGGGACCTCGGCTCCTCATCAGTAAACAGAGTGGCAGCTCCTCATGCAGTAACCATGGGGCTCAAGTGAGATACATGATGGCCCAGCCCCCGTTAGACCAAAAGGGAGACCAACCACCCTGCCAGGGCCTGAACCTCAGCAGGTCATGGACGGCTCAGCTGTTGCTACAAAGTACCCCTCACACCAGTCTGACCCCTCTTTCCAGCACACATTCTCCTGGTCATTCCCCAAACCCCAAACCGAGGGGACGGGCAGTATGAAAGGAAAGTGGTGGGAGGCCCCCTCACTCTGCCCCTGCCTGGCCAGTCTCCTGCTGCCAGCTCCGGCCTATGTGGTCCACTCAAAGTGTCAGCCCGAAGGGTCTGTATTTTTGTAGAACGCACAGCTGGTCAGGCCTGTGTCCTGCTCATGGCTGGCTAACTCGCAGCTCCCTGTAGCGGGACACAGTTGGCCCCTTGTTGGCCTGCAGGGCTCCCCCTTCCCCCAGGCCTGCACAGCCCACTCTGGGCCCCGACTCCAGCTCCACCCTCTTGCTCTGATCACCCCTGGCCCACCCTCTCCCCAGCCAGCCCCTCCAGGGACCTCTCTGAGCCCCCCCACACGGCCCCCATCCCCAAGCTTGCCActccactgtcacaaggagaacAGCCAACATGAACAGATGGTAACACCAACACCTCAGGAGGGACCCTCACACCAAACCCCAACTCCAGCCTGAGTCCCAATAGGTGGGAATGCAACTGTCACTCTCAAAAGTTCATTCTCAGGAAACTTCAGCAAATGAGGACACCCAAGCTAAAACAGGTCCAAGGCTACCACCATGGAAAACTAGGTTTCGCTGGTTCAAGGTGGGTGCGCTCGCTGGCAGTCTGCCTCGCCCCACCTTCAGGAAGGCAC encodes:
- the XAB2 gene encoding pre-mRNA-splicing factor SYF1, whose amino-acid sequence is MVVMARLSRPERPDLVFEEEDLPYEEEIMRNQFSVKCWLRYIEFKQGAPKPRLNQLYERALKLLPCSYKLWYRYLKARRAQVKHRCVTDPAYEDVNNCHERAFVFMHKMPRLWLDYCQFLMDQGRVTHTRRTFDRALRALPITQHSRIWPLYLRFLRSHPLPETAVRGYRRFLKLSPESAEEYIEYLKSSDRLDEAAQRLATVVNDERFVSKAGKSNYQLWHELCDLISQNPDKVQSLNVDAIIRGGLTRFTDQLGKLWCSLADYYIRSGHFEKARDVYEEAIRTVMTVRDFTQVFDSYAQFEESMIAAKMETASELGREEEDDVDLELRLARFEQLISRRPLLLNSVLLRQNPHHVHEWHKRVALHQGRPREIINTYTEAVQTVDPFKATGKPHTLWVAFAKFYEDNGQLDDARVILEKATKVSFKQVDDLASVWCECGELELRHENYDQALRLLRKATALPARRAEYFDGSEPVQNRVYKSLKVWSMLADLEESLGTFQSTKAVYDRILDLRIATPQIVINYAMFLEEHKYFEESFKAYERGISLFKWPNVSDIWSTYLTKFIARYGGRKLERARDLFEQALDGCPPKYAKTLYLLYAQLEEEWGLARHAMAVYERATRAVEPAQQYDMFNIYIKRAAEIYGVTHTRSIYQKAIEVLSDEHAREMCLRFADMECKLGEIDRARAIYSFCSQICDPRTTGAFWQTWKDFEVRHGNEDTIREMLRIRRSVQATYNTQVNFMASQMLKVSGSATGTVSDLAPGQSGMDDMKLLEQRAEQLAAEAERDQPSRAQSKILFVRSDASREELAELAQQANPEEIELGEDEDEDEMDLEPNEVRLEQQSVPAAVFGSLKED